A stretch of DNA from Dioscorea cayenensis subsp. rotundata cultivar TDr96_F1 chromosome 4, TDr96_F1_v2_PseudoChromosome.rev07_lg8_w22 25.fasta, whole genome shotgun sequence:
TCAGAAATATGTCTTATGTCATTGCGAAGATCTGAAACATAAAACAACAAGGGTGATCAAATAATTTGATCATACTAAAACTGTTAAACATGCATTGTAGAAATTTAAATTATCCACTTACCCACTTTGTTTCCAACAAGGACAACGGGGACATTCGGTGCAAAATGACGTATTTCAGGCAgccactgtatatatatatatatataaaggaaagaTAGTAACATTAATTATTCTCTTACTAATTTCTAAACCAAAATTTTACtctatttcaaattaaaataaaaattcaaatgctAATTAATCACCAAAATGTAATTAATTGAACTTATGATGAGATGATTACTTTCTTAAAAACATTCTCATAACTGAATCTGCTGACAAgtgagaaaacaagaagaaatacaTGTGCACCTCCATAACACAATGACCTCAGTTTGCAAAGTTCTCCTTGTCCTATATAATGTGCATACATAATTTAGAACTAAGccaaataaatttttgataattaaagttaatttttactcatagggaaaaaaataatttttagagtTGTATCAAATATAATTCCAAACCAGCAGTGTCCCATAATCCCAAATTGACAGCGCAACCATCCAGAGAACATGTTGCATTATAGGTATCAAAAACAGTAGGAATATAATCCTGCATAAACTTGTTCAAATTAAGATGATACATTtgcaattaaaaagaaaaagaaatatatagtaTAAATGACATTTACATACAGATGGGAATTTGTCGTTGGTGTATGAAATGAACATTGATGTCTTCCCAACACCATTATCTCCTACACTAACACATTTTAGAAATCTTAAAGAACTCATCAGTATCAAAAACAGATAGAAGgaagatgatatatatatatatatatattttatatataattgaggATTTATAGAGTAGGATATGCCACtattagaaataattttggTATTTTCTTGTATTGAAGAAGTGTATATGGCAGAAAGATTTTTTAGTGCAGGTGCATGCATGCTTGCGGAATTCGACGGCAGCATTACTATGGGCTGctttgatggttttttttttcattccaaaaataagaaaccacaaatagtttattttacaaaataaataattttggtttcattttttatgaaattgcttttaaaaaacataaattaagttttttttaattttaaataatataagaaaaaaaaacctcctTGTCTGAGGTTTAACTTGAATAGTCAATATAAACCACGAATTCTCATgtcttattttctatttattttgtaagTTTATAGTTTGAAACTATTAAATATgattacacatatacatatatcatttctatttattttttttcattaaaaatacatCTTTTCCACAAGACCAACACCATGACATGACATCTAGCGATATGCTACATCATTATTCATTCATGTcgctttgaaaaatattttttaattattgttttattcttttaatgGTGTGGGAAAAACAATGAGGTAAATCAATCAcattaacttaattaaattaatatgaatttaaatataagaataaatttaaaaataataattagcataatccaaatttaaatttatcctGGATTTGGGATTCAATCCTACATTTCATCTCAATCTCAATCTTAGCTAAAGATCATGTtattaatatttcaatattCGATGATTTAGttatcaatttaaattaatagttaTGTTGACATTTttgatatttgtatatattatagACTTTACTATAATAAtcatttttaactattttaaatcatagttaattatatattacaatataaaCATTGAATATGATCATCATCACCGATTCACATTCTGGATactatctattattattattattattattattattattattattattattattatttctattattattactttttgaCAATAGGTGACAAATCCCTCCTCCTCTGGTGCACCTAGGGCTTTGTCAAGTAACAGATAAGTACTGAGGTGTATTTGTTacagtggtttatctatttcctagagatttattaacttaGCTAGACGCCACATGGGGGTAATGAAAGTCCACGTGTATACCCACAAGATTTGTAGGAATCAAACTGAGCTTATAAGTTCCCCTGTCATACAATTCTAGATCGAGGAGAGGGATACGACTCCTCTCAAAGGGAATCCACCAAGGGCACATTTGTACAATATCATAAACAATACCTGGCCCGAGAAGAATGAAAAAGTAGTACTACTATAGCCACACCTCTATACCATCAAATGTCACATTTTCTTTCAGCTTTTGAGCTTCAAGCGCAATTGTTCCTAGTCTACAAAATGCGGTAGAACCTAATAATCTCCCTTTTAGCATCATTTAGTGGGCTCAAGAAATTTCGCTGATTGCCTACATAATTCAAGTTTCTCCTTAGGCAAAGGCATTGTCAACATATATAATCCATTTTTACTAATGTGTATCTTCTCTAAGTGTGATTGTTTAGATTCAAGAGCATCACAAATCCAATGCTAGATGACATCAATATGCTTGGATTTCGAAAAATGTTGAATTTTTGGAGATGGTACTCTAATTTTTCATAATGCACTTCTCTTATTGCATGCCTAACTCTTGAAGAAGTTTGTCAATCTTCAAAGCTTTCCTGCAACCTTTCGCAATTGCAATGTATATAGCTTCTGTGGTGAATAAAGGGACGCACTTTTGCATCTTTGAAtgcttctctttgtaaagaacATCAAGAATTCTAAAATAGACTTTTAAAAATCAACATTATCGGCTACATCTGAATCATATACCCATCTAGAATAGGCCACCATTgctgaaatataaatatactcTGGAAGTATTTCTCAAATATCTCAATATCCACTTTAAATTGCCCAATGATCCTTTTAGTATTAGAAAGAAATTGACTCACAAATCCAACTACATGATCTATGTCTGCCCTTGAATATAATATGGCATACATCAAACTACCAATTGAAGATGCATAAGAATCTTTGCTCATTTCTTccttattttcatcatttgtaGGACACTGCTTTGAAATAAGTTTGAAGTAGCTTGCAAATGGAAAACCAACAACCTTAGTTTTACTTATATTGAATCTTTCAAGAATCTTCTTGATTTAGCTTTCTTGAATTTCCAGAGCTTTTTATTCTTCATGTCATGGGAGATCTTCATACTAGGTATCTAGTTTATTGATCCCATAGTCTTTCATGGCAAAAGTCTTGCAATTCTTTTTTTAGCTCCTCAATTTTGCTTTCATCATGACCAACAATCAATACATCATCAACATATAGTAGAAGTGATAAAATCATCATtagagtgtttttttataaacatacaATGATTAGATGAAGTTCCAGTGTATCTGTAACTCATCATGAAAGAGTTTAACCTTTTATACAACTATCTTGGTTCTTTTTTGATCCCATACAAGCTCTTTCTCAATTTGCACATTCAATCCACTTTGCACTTGACTTTTAACCCTTTTGGTTGATCTATGTATATCTCCTATTCTAAATCACTATAAAGGAAAGTAGTTTCATATAAAGTTGCTTTAGTTCTAAATTTAAGTGGTGTAGCcaaataactaataaatctaaTAGATAACATCTTCACAATAGGAGAAAATATTCCTTTAAAGTCAACATCTTTCTTTCGACCAAACCTCTtcacaacatataaaaaattatacgaGAGGATAAGGAAAGTGCTTGGAAAATATGTGTAAATCATGTATAAAATATGCACTCATCATCCCTCCTCTTCATCACATGAGGAAGTTCttcgtatttttttaatcatttaaggGGTCTTATCATCATGTTTCTCAAGCAAAGGTTTCAAGTGTTAGTGATGAGAAAccattgatgagtgtacaatattcatgtatttcatatcaatttgtacactcagttgatatgtattagaatcatattgcACAATTTGTTGCTAAATAcagtgtgttttgtattaaacATGCTTAGGGAAGTGCTTAAAGATGTGTGAGAGACAAAGGAAGCATTTTAGACCAAAAACGATGCATTTGGAGCTTTCTCGTCATCATTCAAAGAAGAACAAGGCAAACAGGGTGGTTTCTGGGCAGCTTACGGTCGTCTTTATAGCCGTAAGTCAATTCCAAAAAGGCCttacgggcatgcttatgcccgtaagggggATTCAGAGCTAAGTTAGAGGACCTTACGGGCCAGGTTTACGCCCGTAAGGATGCCTGTAAAGACCATCCATAGGAGCTTACGACTACAGCATATGCCCGTAAGGGCGGCCACAAGAAGCAGAACAGTAAAGCTTACAGTCTAGCACTTACAGCTGTAAGCTGGACCacaacacaaacagaagaccttatggataaGGCTTACGGTTGTAAGTCATCCCGTAAGGCTCTTGACAATCTTCTCCACCTCCCTTATGGCATAGTCCTTATGCCCGCAAGCAGTTGAGTATAAATATAACTTATGATGATTTCTAGGGCATTCtttattctatctttctattttttagggggtgattcttggaggcgagGTTAAGGAAGAAAAGGGCCAAATCTCTAGCACTTTAGGAgcgatttggagagggatttggtcTTACATTCAAAGGAATTAAAGATCATAGCCGTCGAGCTCATCTTGACGGCTTGCGTGGAAGCTTCTTCAGTGAATtttcatcctagggattgaaaagggggttttcatgaaTCTCATGTTGTTCTCTATTcattgtatcttgaatgcttgccctatattaatggagggctaatttgtagatgtttgggcatagttgaactctaaagtttatttcattgactttgATTGTTGGATCTTTGTTGCATTAATTGATTCCTTAATTGTAATCATATAtgtttgagtctaattgtgtgaatgaaTGCTTAGTTGCTAACGAGATGAAAGCCCTACCTATCATACCTTGACTTTCTACATAACgagaaaaaaatttccatcTACCATAGATTTACCataattcgagaggatagttgGTACGCCTttggttagggtatctaggagattttgtctcccacaatccttctaAGTGGGTTGATGATAATTTCTGAGctatttgcaatcatgtggagtagattttaggagaaatcacacgtttctgctctgtattcggattagggataatctctcttcaGGGGGGATTTTatttaagagattatcattagtctacaataaggtttcatagagtgttaatgtgattgtgtggatgtctttATTAGCTCTACACTtattcagttacacttcgcctgagaaatcagggttttgtatatttctggaAACCTTTCATGTTAAATagaattgcatgtttagacaaccattttCCAGTACTTCATAACTCTAGAGGAATGTTATACCCCGAtatcactttcttccttgatttctctcatttattatttctcatattctcttgttttcatttattcttattCACACACAAAACACTATACTATTCAGGCTATTTTTTTGGATCTAGAGTTATTACCAGTACTCACTTTCTTCCATGTGGACTGACACTGTGTACTTATACACACTTTATTATACAATGGACACGTATATTTGCGTccctgtcaagtttttggtgtcatTGCCAGGGAGGAttagtgatattaggaacacttgaatATCTGTCACTTTAGCcattacttttcttttacttatttgtctatcttctttttctctttgtttgttttctgaatctttttatttttcttgattttaatgtATGCCACACAAGGGCAAAGCACCAAGACTGGTAAAAGGCAAAAACAGTGTAGAAGGAGTGATTGGAACCAGATTGAGAACATCCTCACTAAATGAAATAGGATCTTTGATATTGAGTGTTGAGGGAGAGCAGTTAGACACTATAGTAGATTAAGAGAACCGGTATAGGACCCTTTCAGATTATGCTCGCCCCACTCTTGATGGTTCTTACTCAAGTATAGTGACTAGTTATAGCAAACGACTTTGAGAATAAGCCTGCATTTGTACAGATGGTTCAAAATTCAATACAGTTTTATGGATTAATGAATTAGGATTCTAATAGTCATAGTGGGGGATTCATTGAAGTAtgtgacatgcttaagatcAACAACATTTATAATGACGCCATCAGACTTCGCTTATTCCCATTTTCACTGAAAGAAAGAGCTAAACAGTGGCTTCAGGCTCTTCCTTGAGCATATATCATGACTTGGGAACATCATGTCTGAGCAttcttggccgttatttccctctctGGAGAATGACCAAGTTGCGTCAAGAGATTATCGCATATGCACAGTTGGACATTAAATCATTGTTTGAGGCATGGGAGAGATTTAAAGATTTGTTGAGGAAATGTTCACATCATAACCTCCCTGTATGGATGGAAGTTCAAATTTTCCATCAGGGCCTCAATTGGAGTACCCAATAGGTTATTGATTCGGTATTGGGAGGATAGCTTGGCAATAAGATCCCGGAGGTGACTAAGCAATTGATTGAAGAGATAGCCATGAACAATTATCAGTGGAATTCGAGAGGCAAGTTAGTTACAAAGCCAGTTAGGTTGATCGAGGTTAGTGAAGTCACAGCATTAGCAGCGTAGGTGGAAGCTTTGAGTAAAAAGATTGGCAACTTGTCTACCTACAGATAGGCTATAATCATGGCATGTGACACATGTACGGGAGGACATGCTTTAACggattgttttattttaggagTGGCGCATAGACCCACCAAACAAGTAGATTTCATTGGTAGTGCCTTCTAACAAGAAGGAAGCCCCTACAGTAGTACCTACAATTCAAGTTAGCGGAATCTCCCCAATTTTTCTTGGGATATTCAAGGGCAACAATAGAAGCCCTGCCAGGATTTTCTCCTCACCAACAAAATAATAAGAGACCCACATTGAAGGAGTGCTCACTTGGTTCATTCAAAGTACAGACATTAAGTTTCAGCAGTCAAACAATCGGTTCCAAAGCATAGAAGCGTTGATGAGAATCCGACAGGCATCTCTTCAGAACTTGGAGAACTAGGTAGGGCAGGTTGCCAAACTGTTGTCCGAACGGcctcaaggaagcttaccgagtaacaTTGAAGCTAATCCCCGTGAGCATCTCAAAGTAATTACCCTTTGAAGTGGTAAAGAATTGGGGATGGGTAGTGAAAATGTGATGAAAAGGAAAAGAGGCCAAAAATTTAAGTTGTTGAAGGTCCGGTAAGGGAAGGAGAACCTACTTTAAATATTGTGAAGAAAACACCCCCGCTAGTGAAGGTCCGGTAAGGGAAggagaatcccttatcccttaAGGTTGAAGAATGATCGTATGGATGAACAATTCAAGAGATTTCTGTACTTGTTGAAGCAATTAAACATCAATATATGATTTGTGGAAGCCTTGCCTCAAATACCAAAGTATGCGAAGGTTCTCAAGGACCTActaacaaacaagcaaaaattTGAGGAGGTGTCAACAGTAACATTAAGTGAAGGAAGCTCGGCATTGCTTCAAAATCAACTACCGAGGCAGCAAAAAGATCAGGGAGTTGTACTATTCCTTCTAACATTGGTGATTTAGCTAATGGAAAAAGCCCTAGCGAATCTAGGTGCTAGTATTAATGTGGCACCCTACACCATGTTTAGGAGACTTGGACTTTGTGACCTTAAACCAACTAGGATGACATTGCAACTAGCGGACAGCTCCATTAAACATCCTAGGGGAATCATAGAAGATGTTTTGGTTAAGgttgacaaatttattttccCTATAGATTCTGTGATTTTAGATGTAGACGAGGATGTTAAAGTGCCCCTCATTCTTGGTAAGCCATTCCTAGCCACCTCCCAAACCCTCGTTGACATTAGTAACGGTAAAATGACACTTAGGGTTGGGGacaaagttttttatttataaaattataaattttaaaatgacgTAGAATTTCAGGTTATTAAAAATCTGTTACAAGGTGTACTTGGCCGTTACCGGTTAGTCCGTGTTACGTCCATCTTAGTTTGTAGTTGTACTAGTTATTATTGATCATTTCggcttttcattattatttatataccctaaaccttaaaaccctaaaccgtAGGTAAAccaaagttttttatttatcaatagtTTCCATTTAGTTGAGCTTACTCTCCAGCTTAGTTTGTAGTTGTACTAGTTATTATTGATCATTTCctcttttcattattattaatattataaaccAAAAGAATtatggggtttagggttttagggtatagggtttaggattttagggtttagggtttaggctTTCCATTATTCCAGGTTATGCTTAATTTGTTTTAGGCTTAGGgtagtgcttaaagatgagTGAGAGCCAAAGGAAGCATTATAGACCCAAAATGATGAGTTTGGAGCTCTCTTGACATCATTATAGCAAGGTTACGGTTGTCCTTACTGCCATAAATCAATTCTATaagaccttgcgggcatgcttatgcccgtaagggggATTTGAAGCCAAGTTAGAGGACCTTATTGGCAAGGCTTACTCACGTAAGGATGcctgtaaggaccatccagtGGAGCTGATGACCACAGCATATGCTCGTAAGGGCCATTGCAAGAAGCAGAATAGTGAAGCTTATAGTCCAGCGCTTACGGCTGTTAGCTGGACCgcaacacaaatagaagaccttatggatagGGGTCATCCCGTAAGGCTCACGACAATTTCTCTAGCTCCCTTACAGCCTAGTCTTTATGCCCGTCGACAACCTGTAAGTAGTTGGGTATAGATATAACTTATAAGGATTTCTAGGGCATTCTCTATTCTATGTTTCTATTATTTTGGGAGCAATTCTTGGTGGTGAGATTAAGGAAGAAAAGGGCAAAATCCCAAGCACTTCAGGAGCGATTTGAAGAGGGATTTGGtcctacattcaaggggattgatgATCGTAGTCGTCGAGCTCATCTTGATGGGGTGCATGGAAGCTTCTTGGCAActcttcatcctagggattgaaaagggggttttcttggatctcatgtttttctctattatttgtatcttcaatgcttgccctccattaatgaagggctaatttgtaaatgtttgggcatagttacaCTCTAggctttattttcttgactttggttgttggatctttgatgctttaattgattccttatttgcaatcatatctatttgtgtctaattgtgtgaataaatgcttggttgctaacaaGACGAAAGCCCTAGATATCATATCTTGTATTGCTACATGACAAGAAGAAATTTTCACCTAGCATAAACTTATCGCAAATCGtgaggatagtgggtacacctctggttagggtatctaggagtCTCTGTCTCCCACAATCTTTCTGAGTGGATCGATGATAATTTCCaagctctttgcaatcatgtggagcgTATTTAAGAAGAAATCGCATTTCTGTTATGTATTCAGATTTGGAATAATCTTTCTTCAAGGGGAGATTAtatacttaagagattatcattagtctGCAacaaggtttcatagagtgttaatacgattgtgtggatgtctgtattagctctgcacctattcagttatacttcacctgagaaatcggggttttgtatatttctggaGACCTTCCAGGTCAAATAGGATTTCATGTTTAGAAAACCATTGttctgtacttcataaccctagagagATGCTATACCCGGACATCACTTTCTTCCATGATTTCTTTCCTGCTATTTTCCATattctcttgtttttatttgttattgttcaCACACAAAACACTACACTATTCATGCTATTTTTTAGATCTAGAGTAATTACTAGTACAAACTTTCTTCCATGTGGATCGACATTTTGCACTTATgtacactttattacacgatcaGCATGTatacttgcgtccctatcaaccATGCATTACATTGATCACCTGTTAAATTATAAGCCCAAGTGGTAATGATGAGAGACCATGCACTACATTGATCATCATTTTGAATTAGCAACTTTCATTTATAGATAAGAGATTCTCTCATCCATTGCAATCACTACAAAAAAACAGGAATTTGGCATGATCTATTTGGTGTGGTTTTGATTCTGTGCCAAATTTGTCACGGAAATTGGCACAAAACACAAGTTAGTGCCAACATTGTCACGGTTACCAAATTATGGAAATTTTATCACGGTATTTAGCACCATTTATTCTTTCATCTCAAATTTAGACAAAAAACTGTGTCACAAgtgtgccaaaaaccatgacaaccACATCATCCCCTTTTTTGGCACGCTTTTTGGCAGGGAGAATACAAAACAatgccaaaaaccatgccaatcACATATGTGCCGTTTGGCACAATTTTGGGTTTGCTATGACAAAAACCATGCAAAGAAAGTTATGGGGCTTTTGTCAAGATTTTGGCACGGGTAATCCACAATCATACCAGCTGTCATATATGCCAttggcacagtttttggcacggcaaactcaaaaccgtgccaaatggCATATATGCGATTGGCATAGTTTTGGCATGATTTTGTGTACACTGTGATAAAACCCATGCCAAATGGCATAtatcttttcttaattattGCCAAAGAAGGTGATGATGTTTTTGTCAAGGTTTTGAGCACGGTTGTGGGTTTCTCATGCCaaaaatcatgccaaaaaccTCAAAACCTTCTTTGGCATagttgataaatgcttgtgtataagtaatacgaagtattcttttcttatattgagcattacttttctcagattttcccttagagtgacactagggttgaaaattTATCTTGGTGATTCTTGtggatgagttgagaggtagcggaacatttTCTTTCCcttctagtgtgatttatcctacctctgtgttccaagagttcttcgcagtcacaacagagtgaagtgcttagataggaactccgctggggcttagttgcacaagcaacagagtgaagcgttgaagtaaccCTTAGTACtttggcttaattgtgactaggggtctttcacttgaacctaagggttagatctagattagggaatagggtttatcacttgaaaatcctagagctttaagcagccatacacagtgtgaggtcttgagattgagcgatttctccgccggggcatagtgtagggttagtcacgttTGACTTTAGGTTTGCGACCGTGTAGTTTAGGTTTTTCAAGACTCATTAggcatcagttaagagacataagggttggtcttgcacttgaaacaataatcatagggtgagcaatatccgggcgccccactttctatcgactgtctctcctatattttattgcatctcctccttgttctttttatttctatttgcatcgatattgttcatACCACTTTGAATcgtcttcaccatagttaaatagcaattcttgtgtttttgatcactattacctgtggatacaactacccattcaccagggtactttattactttgataacccgtgcacttgctgtacatactcgcaaggggtgtgtcaacagTTTATGATATAGCTAACCCAAAACCATGCCAAACACAGTGCCAAATGGCATATACCATTTCTTAATTATTGCCAAAGAAGGTGATTATGTTTTTGTCACAATTTTGGCATGATTTTGGCATGGGTAAtccaaaaccttgccaaaaGCCATGCAAAATGACGTATGTCTTTTCTTAACTATTGGAAAAGAAGGTGATGATGTTTTGTAATTGTTAACCCATatccgtgccaaaaactgtgccaaTGGCAAATATGATAGTTAgcatggtttttggcatggttttgtgGGTTAGTAGTGCCAAAAATTGTGGTAAAAACTCATAACCTTCTTTGGCATAGCGGACCCAAAATCATGCCAAATGTcgtaatattttcttaaatattgaCAAAGAAGGAGATGACatttttgtcacattttttggAATGGTTTTAGCATTGCTAACCCAAAActgtcactacaagaaaacagtcCAATACCGACAGAGCTTTTTTGACGGACTGCTTTCTGTcagtaatattttcttttatcgaTTGAATTACAGACAAAACATAGACGGAGTTTTGTATTGGTGAATTTTTTAATAGCCACCACATTACTGACGGCAACGCTGACAGATTTTGGTCGCTACATTACCCGCCATATTTTTCCCTTGGAGCCAAAGGATTACTGACAGTTACGAGCGACGGAATTCTGTTggtctaatttaataatattactgATGGATTATTACCGACGGAAGTCCGTTGGTATTGTATGGTTCATGCTAAATTTTTAGGGCTAAAGTTTAACCGatgaatatattaatgttattagcaacggaattgCGTCGATATAAGTTTCTTATAAGTACCGACGTATCAATCGTGACAAAATTCCGTCGGtaataagttttaatatttcctACAATAGTATATCGACGGAACTCAGTTGGTATACTACATGGGATATTTTTATTGTAGTACCGACTTAGGATTACTGACGGAATTCCATCGTTATGTTAATAATACTTATTAtctaaaacttatttatattaattattatttatgttaataaaatattatttatataaattattgtaaaaaataactttaaataattttatgataataagtaaaaaataataattaatatatattaatcattagtgttaaattaataattaaattat
This window harbors:
- the LOC120258691 gene encoding rac-like GTP-binding protein RAC2, with product MSSLRFLKCVSVGDNGVGKTSMFISYTNDKFPSDYIPTVFDTYNATCSLDGCAVNLGLWDTAGQGELCKLRSLCYGGAHVFLLVFSLVSRFSYENVFKKWLPEIRHFAPNVPVVLVGNKVDLRNDIRHISDAITTADGEELSKQIGAIAYIECSSKTKQNIEDVFNTAIKVVVQPIQRKAILKKTSRNIFRHTLINIEN